Genomic DNA from Acidiferrobacteraceae bacterium:
GCCGTTCGGCGGTTTGCGATTCCAGCTCCCGTACGAGGTCGACGACGTTTTGCAGAATCGCCTCGTAGCCATCCGCGACCGGAGTGGGTCGGCGCAGGCGTTCCATTGCAGATCCATCGGCAGAAATCAGGACAGCCTCGGTCTTGCTGCCGCCCAGGTCGATGCCAACTCGCACCTCAGCGCAACCCGTGGATCCAGCGTGTATAGATCGCGTCAGCGATTTCCTGCACGGCGGCTACCTTGCGGTCGAGTTCCGCCAGTATTTCTTCCGCGCTCTGAATCGAGGGGGACGGGTCCAGGGTCCCCGGTTCGGCCCGGTGTACCCAGTCGAATACCAGGTCGTTGGTCATTTCGACGTGGCATTGCAGGGCGAGGCTGTTGCCGATTGCAAAACCCTGGTTGGCGCAGAACTCACTGTGCAGGACCCGGGTTGCGCCGTCGGGACAGGCGAAGGTTTCGCCGTGCCAATGGAAGGCATTGAACTGGTCGGGAAGATGTCCAAACCATTCCGCGGCCAAGGGGCCGGGATCCACCTGTACCGGCAGCCAGCCGTATTCGGGCACCGGGTTACGCGAGATGGCAGCACCCAGGGCTCGGGCCATCAGTTGTCCGCCGAGACAGTGCCCAAGCACCGGCAGGTCCGCGTCCAGACCCTGGCGAATGAAGGTTTCCAGTGCCGGGATCCAGGGCAAGTCGTCATTGACGCTCATGGGGCCGCCCATAAGCACAATCCCTGATATATTTCGCGGCTTGTCGGGCACTGCTTCTCCCGCATCGATGCGCAGGAGAGTGGTAGGGATCTCGTGGCTGCGGAAGAATTCCGCGAGATAGCCGGGCCCTTCGTGGGCGACGTGGCGGACGATAAGGACCGGTTTCATAGTCGCATGATAGCCACAATTCGCCGATGACTCATCTGTGCCCGGGTCGCCCCGGCCCTGAAATCCGGTGGCATGAATCGTGCACTAACGTATTTGTAACCGAATTGCGATGAAATTCCGGACCCGTGGTTGGCGAACCAAGGTTCCGCTCCGGGATGCACTGACGGATTGTGGTCTGGTCGACGTTTGCTCGTGAACTGGACAGTATCGGTCAGAGAACCATGCAAGGCCGGTGGTACCAACTTCACGACGACAAAAGCTTGCTCACGATCACAACATCAAGCCGCTCATGGCCCGTCG
This window encodes:
- a CDS encoding type 1 glutamine amidotransferase gives rise to the protein MKPVLIVRHVAHEGPGYLAEFFRSHEIPTTLLRIDAGEAVPDKPRNISGIVLMGGPMSVNDDLPWIPALETFIRQGLDADLPVLGHCLGGQLMARALGAAISRNPVPEYGWLPVQVDPGPLAAEWFGHLPDQFNAFHWHGETFACPDGATRVLHSEFCANQGFAIGNSLALQCHVEMTNDLVFDWVHRAEPGTLDPSPSIQSAEEILAELDRKVAAVQEIADAIYTRWIHGLR